A single genomic interval of Bacillus sp. es.036 harbors:
- a CDS encoding M55 family metallopeptidase, whose product MKFYLSVDMEGITGLVDDSFIDASKRHYERGQEIMTKEANHVIEAAFGSGCSAITVNDSHSKMNNLLFEKLHPEARLISGDVKPYSMVQGLDSTYEGMGMIGYHARAGTPGAMSHSMFHNVRNFYINEQVVGELGMNAYVAGYLGVPVLFVAGDDRAALEAEQLIPNITTAVVKESISRSSALLFSPHKTEKILREQTEKAFINKRSVEPLVPPRKPVLRIEFNNYGQAEWASLMPGVEIETETTVKYQAKNMLEAYQAMLVMTELASRTTFS is encoded by the coding sequence ATTGATGCGAGCAAGCGGCACTACGAACGCGGGCAGGAAATCATGACAAAAGAAGCCAATCATGTGATTGAAGCGGCTTTTGGAAGTGGATGTTCAGCGATAACGGTGAATGATAGTCATTCAAAAATGAACAACTTGCTTTTTGAGAAGCTTCACCCTGAAGCAAGGCTCATTTCAGGGGATGTGAAACCTTATTCAATGGTTCAAGGGTTGGACAGTACATATGAAGGAATGGGAATGATTGGCTATCACGCACGCGCAGGCACTCCGGGTGCAATGTCTCATTCCATGTTCCACAATGTAAGGAATTTCTACATAAACGAGCAAGTAGTTGGAGAGCTAGGGATGAATGCTTACGTTGCAGGATATTTGGGTGTTCCAGTATTATTTGTCGCTGGTGATGATCGAGCAGCACTCGAAGCTGAACAGCTGATCCCAAATATTACAACTGCTGTCGTTAAAGAATCGATTTCGCGATCTTCTGCGCTTTTATTCTCTCCCCATAAAACAGAGAAGATTTTGCGTGAACAGACAGAGAAGGCGTTTATCAACAAACGCAGTGTCGAACCATTAGTGCCTCCTCGTAAGCCTGTTCTTCGTATTGAATTTAACAATTATGGACAGGCCGAGTGGGCGAGCCTTATGCCGGGTGTCGAGATTGAAACAGAAACGACCGTTAAATATCAAGCGAAAAATATGCTTGAAGCCTATCAAGCCATGCTTGTGATGACGGAATTAGCATCTAGAACAACATTTAGCTAG